In Dermacentor silvarum isolate Dsil-2018 chromosome 2, BIME_Dsil_1.4, whole genome shotgun sequence, the following proteins share a genomic window:
- the LOC119440633 gene encoding arg8-vasotocin receptor, translating into MTAAASDSITMNYDHLSGTTATFLLDNVTDANFSPEDVLGPRYHKRARIVIIIIMIVTSIVGNSIVCWKLLVKRRHRRVSKARVLFLNLAIADLLVACITMTSQVVWEVMGRVWIAGDTFCRFFKFLQTFALVSSSYMLVAIALDRHIAIATPLAPSPDPWKLAAITWFASCIPSLPNVYVFHSVEVAPGMCFCASIFYDRDVPLYHRQVYMAFVFFMVFLVPLVLLVSFYTGILWAMWKHSSSSGKVGQQTTSSLPRAKVKTLKLTAVVFGAFLVTNVPYMVQEVILAFGNPDILNANVVALSGVISASNSAINPYIFLYFQKSQGSRRPGLLGSFLKGLPCCHRRIARVDNGTPKTATVTVTYSGRHSRTVTTVNSESYSGQSQP; encoded by the exons ATGACAGCGGCAGCAAGTGACAGTATTACCATGAACTATGATCACCTGAGCGGTACTACCGCCACCTTCCTCCTGGATAACGTCACCGACGCCAACTTCAGCCCCGAGGACGTCCTGGGCCCCCGTTACCACAAGAGAGCgcgcatcgtcatcatcatcatcatgattgtCACCTCTATTGTGGGCAACAGCATTGTCTGCTGGAAGCTCCTCGTTAAGCGACGTCATCGTCGCGTTTCCAAGGCCAGGGTGCTCTTTCTTAATCTGGCGATTGCGGACCTCTTGGTGGCATGCATCACGATGACGTCACAGGTTGTGTGGGAGGTGATGGGCAGGGTATGGATTGCGGGCGACACCTTCTGCCGCTTCTTCAAGTTCCTACAGACGTTCGCGCTCGTATCGTCCTCCTACATGTTAGTGGCCATCGCTCTGGACAGGCACATCGCCATCGCCACCCCTTTGGCACCCAGCCCTGATCCGTGGAAGTTGGCGGCCATCACGTGGTTTGCTTCTTGTATACCCTCACTGCCAAACGTGTACGTGTTTCACAGCGTGGAGGTGGCACCGGGAATGTGCTTCTGCGCGTCCATATTCTACGACCGCGACGTGCCGCTGTATCACCGCCAGGTCTACATGGCATTTGTTTTCTTCATGGTGTTTCTGGTTCCACTCGTACTGCTCGTGTCCTTCTATACGGGCATCCTTTGGGCCATGTGGAAGCATAGTTCTAGCAGCGGCAAAGTGGGTCAGCAAACGACTTCCTCCCTTCCGCGAGCGAAG GTTAAGACGCTCAAGCTGACCGCCGTCGTGTTCGGTGCCTTCCTCGTGACCAATGTGCCCTATATGGTCCAGGAGGTCATTCTGGCGTTCGGAAACCCTGATATTCTGAACGCGAACGTGGTAGCTTTGTCCGGCGTCATTTCGGCTTCGAACAGCGCCATCAACCCGTACATCTTCCTGTACTTCCAGAAGAGCCAAGGAAGTAGAAGACCAGGCTTGTTGGGGTCTTTTCTAAAAGGTCTCCCGTGCTGTCACCGCCGGATCGCACGTGTAGACAATGGCACCCCGAAGACGGCAACAGTGACCGTCACTTACTCTGGTCGCCACTCACGGACGGTCACTACAGTGAACTCTGAATCGTACTCGGGCCAAAGTCAGCCATGA